The sequence below is a genomic window from Sphingobacterium sp. ML3W.
GTGGACCAGCCTGTGCCATCGAGATATTTAGGTTGTCTGAGAATAGGGTAGGTAGCCAGTTTTTGGTCGCCCAACCGGGTAAACTCGGAATTGCAAAATAAAAGAGAATGACCCAAAAAGAGATATTGCTCAGCAACATGCCTATGGCTTTAAAACTATTTACTGGTTTTTCAGATTGCTCTGATTTTTCAGTTCTTACTGGTGCTTCGGAAAGAAAAAACAGCAGCACAAAGGCATATAATATGCCCACTAAACCAAAAACTTTAAAGGTGCTATGCCATGAGTATGAACTTGCCAATGTTGCTCCAAAACCGCCTAGAGCTTGCCCCGTGTAGAGTCCCGTCATATGTATCCCTATTGCTAACGAACGGGATTTATCGCTGTGAAAGTCAGAAATGAGAGACAGTCCGGCAGGTATATAAATGGCTTCGGAAACACCCATGATTCCCCTTAATATCATGAGTTCTGGATAAGTGGTGGCATAGCCCATCAATGAGGTAACTAAAGACCAGATAAAAAGAGAGCCAACGATGAGCCATTTACGATTGAGCCTATCTGCTAAAATGCCAGAAACGGGGCTCATTAATCCGTAAATCCATAAGAATATAGCCATAAGTTGTCCAAAGACGGTTGCAGACTGCAATTCGACAATATCTACTTGCATAGTCGGGCGCATAGTAGACAGAATTTGTCTATCCATGTAATTTAATAATGCGACGACCCAAAGTAGACCGACAACGATCCAAGGGTAGTATTTGTGATTTTTTATCATGATTAGGTTTATCTATTCGTTTAGTTTATTGTTCCCGTCAATATTCCAGCAGATCTGACACCTGCTCTAATTTCCCCCGAAGGAATATAAACGTGTTGGTCATGGTAAACAGCCGTTGTTGTGACAGGAGCACCTACAGCTAAGTTGCTAACCACCTTCCATGTATTGGATTTTTCATTATATTGTAACACCTCTTTTGTAAACCCAGGATGTTTTGATTGTATCGTTGCTTTTTCTTCGATCAGGTTTTCTTTATGTATTGGATTCGCTTCATTGGCGATTTTTAGGATTAGGTGCTCTACTTTGTGGAATGTTGTACCATTATCACCACCGACTAAAAATAAACGGCCCTTATTATCTTTGAAACCTGTTCCTGCGGAAAGGGCTTCAGGTAAATCGGCTATCTGAACAATTTCTTTTGTCTTGAGGTCTATTTTGTAACAAGATTTGTATAATGTACTGATGGCATTCGTTTCTCGGGTACGACCTCCGAATAGGTATAGGTAATTTTCTTTAACCACCGCAACGGTATGCGTTATAGGATAAGGAAGAGTTAGGTATTCTTTCCACTCTTGGTCATATTGATATATTTTATCGGAAACAAGGGTGGTATTTTCACCACCAACTAAATATAGTTTATCCTCGCTAGCCACCAAACTCGCATTACTGAGTGGGATAGGTAGGTCAGACAGTTTTTGGACGTCAAAGTTATGTTGTTCACCGTTCCATTTATAAATATGGAATTGTGATGAAGCACCCGATTCATTTTCTCCCCCTGCAGTATATATTCCTTCTTTCGTACTACAGTTTGCAGCATATGCAGTTGAAGTGTCAAAAGATAGCGTGTCTGCTAGCTTTAGGGACTGATCTTTGATCTGATAAATGTAGGCTGAACGTTGATATTTTTTTATTCCTCCTTCCCAAGGCATCTTTTCTGGAAAATTGGCACCGCCAGCAATCAATAGATGATTCTGATGAATTCCTACAAGTGGACCAGCAACCCCAAGTTGGGTTTGACCATTAACCGTTTTTGGCAAAGAATCTGTATTGGACCACATGATTTCTGCGTTCTTGTTAGCTGTGTTGCATTGCATAAATATAAAAGTGCTTAGTAAAAGAGGAATAATTTTCATACCATTAAATTGTAGATTGGAAATCTGGAAAATGTAAGGTTGCTACATCAGCTTTAAAGTTTTCATAATCTTGTGCAGACATATTGCGTACCGGAAGTCTGAATGTTCCGCAGTCGAGTCCAATTAATTTCATATAAGATTTGCCCACTGAGATACCGCCATATTTCCCCAACAATGTAATCATATCGATAGATTTTTGTTGTAAAGCATTGGCAGTTTCAAAATCACCACTTTCATATGCCTTGATCAGGTCAAGGTATAGGGGGGCTGCATAATTGTAGGTACTTCCAACAGCTCCTTTAGCTCCTAAGACAAGTGCAGATAGCATATTTTCATCTCTACCCCATAACATATCGTATTTGCGATCAGCAAAATTTAAGCAAGAAAGATAGTCCATGAAATCTTCATGCGTATATTTTATCCCTGCGAAATTGCTGATTTTTCCATCAATTGCTTTTAATAAATCAATCATTTGAAAGTTGCCACCTGTTAATACAGGGATATGGTAGTAGTAGAATGCCGTATTAGGTGCTGCTGCGGCTATCTCTGTACAGCATTTAGCTAATTGGTCAACATTGGCAGGCTTGAAATAGAAGGGTGAGGTAAACGAAATCCCGAATAAACCAATTTCTTCGGCCTTTTGTGCCAATATACAGCATTCCTTGATATTCGTTCCTCCGACAAGTGTTATCACTTTAAAATCTTTGTCCATTGCAGTGATATCTGCCCAAGTTTGCATAATAGCCACTTTTTCGTCAAAAGTTAAGGATACACCCTCACCCGTGGAGCCGCAAATAAATGCTCCAGAAACCTTATTTTTTTTCAATAAGGCGTAATATGCCGGAATTGCAGCAATGTTGATATCGCCATTTGTTAGCATGGGCGTAAATGGTGCGGCAACGAGGCCTTGTAACTTGTAATTGCTCATTCGTGTAATAATTATAGTTTCTTAACGATTTGGTGTTTAGTGTAATAATTTTGCCAGTCTTCCCTTTCCAGATTAATTCGAATATGTAGCCTATTGCCGTTCATTTAGTATAGCACTCAATTGTTCGCGTTAATTGGAATAAACATTTATAATTGTAATGATCAAAACCTAGTCTGTACCTATTTTTTCAAGGCAAAAGAGGCACGTTTATCAGTTAAAAGCATTATGTCATACATTTAGAGTTTAAAATTATTCTTTTATCTGTATTATAGCAAGTAAATGATGAAAAAAAATGTAACATTTGTACAGACCTTAATCAATAACCATCATTATAACAGAAAATTCTATGCTAGAAAATGTAGATACCTCAAGTTTAGTAGATAAAGTAGAGAATCATATTATTAATTTAATTCGCACCCGTAACCTTCAGATAGGAGAGTCTTTGCCTAAAGAAGCAGAATTATCGGAAAGTATTGGTGTATCAAGAACTGTGATTCGGGAGGCACTTTTGCGCTTACGCATGATAGGTCTAATTGAATCTGGAAAAAATAAAGGTGCAGTTTTGACCAATCCAAATCTGCTATCTCCATTAAAAAAGGTTTTCCATCCTGCCATGTTAAATGAAGATACATTAAAAGATATTTTTGAAATGCGTCTTGCATTAGAGGTGGGAATGGCTGAATTGATATTCGACCGTACTACAGATTTAGACATCAAAGAGTTGGAAGAAATAGTGCTCCGTGAGTCTTATGATATGGAGACAACATTATTCCAGATTGAAGAAGAGGTTGCATTTCATGGGAAACTATATAAAATTTCGGGTAATAAAATGCTCATGGATTTTCAAGAGTTGTTATTGCCTATCTTTCAATATGTACATGATAGTGGTCTTTTGAATAAAAATAGGTCACCAAAAGAATTCGTTTCACACCAGCAATTAGTGGCATTATTGAAGGGCGGTGATGTGATGGCCTTTAAAGATGGAATAAGAAAACATCTCGATAACCACTATTATCATTTGCTGAGACACTAGCTATTCTTCCTCATTCTCAATTGGAGTCAAGTTTTTTAGTAAAAGATTGACCTCCTCTTCTGTCGAAGTGAGCTGTGCCCTACAAATTTGAATCAATGCGGATGCTCTTTTTATTTTTTTAGAAAGAGCATCAATATTTGTATTACCTGTTTCAATGTCCTTTACGATTTGTTCCAATTCTGCAAATGCGTCGGTATACGTATAATTACTCTCCATTATTATTTATTTTTTGTGTTATACTGATGACTTCTCCATCCCAAACTTGTGTAGTTATTACATCTTGCTCCTTGAGCTGGTCGATTGACACGAGCAACTCACCATTTATTTTGGTAATCGAATAACCCTTTTTAAGGAGGCGAATAGGATCGGCCAATTGGATAATCTTTTCCAGATGGTCCATTGTGGTATATTTTTGCCTAAAGATGTAAGCTAGATTTGTTTTCATATCCTTTTCAAAAGCAGATAAATCGACTTTAGCTTGTTGAATGGATTGCTGTGCAGACCATTTAATCGCTGAGGCGAAAGCTTTTAATCTTTCATTTTCAGTTTTGAAAATTACGTTTGTATTTTCTAATATCCTACTGGTCAACTGATCCAATGGAATGGCAAAATTATGAAATTTTTGAATTAAAAAATCAGCGAGCTCACTTGGGGTAATTGCATTTTTATAAGCAACCATTTCGCTGACAGTAAGATTTGTGGAATGCCCTATACCTGTTAAAACAGGAAGTGGGAAAATAGCGATTGCTTTTGCTAATAAGTAGTTGTTGTAACTTGATAAGCCAACTTCGCCACCACCGCCTCGAATAATTGCAATAGCATCGTAAGAATCAGAACGTTCTGCAATGATTGATAATTGCTTAATAATAGATGGGACGGATTTATCTCCCTGCAGCAGCGCAGGATATAGTGTTTGTTCAATCTTATATCCCCAAGGGTTTTGATTGATAATTTTGTAGAAATCAGATAAACCTTTACTTGTTTCAACTGAAATAATAGCTAGTCGTTTTGGCAATGTTGGAAATGGCAGATTGCGGTTAGTATCAAAAACACCTTCTTCTTTAAGTTTATTGATACTCAATATTTTTTCTTTTTCAAGCTCTCCTAATGTAAATGTGGGATCAATATCAACAATTCGTAGACTTAATCCATACATTGGGTCGTAAGAAATACTTGCTTGAAATAACATGGTGATGCCTTCGCGTAAGGGTTCTTGCGCTATTTTTAGAAAGAGATTGTTGATCCTATTATAATCTGCCTTCCAAAGGATAGAACGTATCTCTGCAACGATTTTTCCATTCGTTTTTTCTACTAGTTCTGGATAGCAGTGGCCGGAATGCGAATAATGATTTAATTTATTCATTTCCGCTTTAATCCAGTACAAGCTCTTATAACGCTCAGCAATAGTTTTTTGAATGCTGCGTGTTACTTCCAGCAATGAAAAAATAGTTCTGTTTTCTAATAGCTCCGGCATATCTCAAACTTAGATAAATTTGTTTTATTTACAATTTTAATTGTGTCATATATAAAACAAATTTATTCGTTCGTGTCTTTCTATTTGGGGCTCATGATGCTAAGCACTTGTCGAGTCTTCCTCTTCCATCAAGAAATGATTTTTAGAGGAAAATAGGATTATTAATTGTGAGAAATTTTAATGTTGCGTTTTTGTGCATGATTGTAAATCTTTTATTTGTACATTTACATATAAACCTTTTTAGATTACAAGATGATAAGTAGCATAAGACTTCTATTTATTGCACTTTTTGCAATAGGTTATCTCCATCCAAATCGCTTACATGCCCAATATAAATCTACTATTATTAACGAAACCGTGCTTCTTAATAATGTCGATGCCTTACTTCCTTTAGGCAAGTTAGATCAGTCTAAGATTACTGTTTGTACAGTGGATTCTAGTTTTTTTAGTGCGTTTAATAATCAATTATCACGTTATGCTGATGTTAGTTATGCTGATTTTAATCATTTTGATGAACAGATTAAATACAGCAACGTTGTTATTGTGGCAATCAAATCTGAAGCGCTCACAACCACTATTATAGCCCAATTGCAACAAGCAAAAGCTAATAACAAAAATATCATTTTAGCAATTTTTGGAAAAGGGGAGGCTTTGTCCTTGCTCAATAACTTTACTACCCCTATTTTGTGGAATCAAGATAGTTCGGTTAAAACGCAGAAAAATGCAGCAATGTCGATTTTTGGAGGTGTTTCTACAGTCAATAAGCTTAATCGAACATATGCTACCCATATGACTCAGGGTATGGGGGAGGCGACCGGTCAAATTCGACTTCAATATGTCGACGATTATGATGCCATGCACCTTGCTAAATTATCGAAGAAAATAGACGCAATTGCTGAAGAAGCCATAGCTGAAGAGGCAACACCAGGTGCAGTTGTCATGGTCATTAAGAATGGTCAAGTAATCTTTGAAAAAGGATATGGCTACCATACTTATTCAAAAAAAGAACCAACGACCATTGATAACATTTTTGATTTGGCCTCTATCAGTAAAATAGTTGGTACTACACCTGTTATTATGCGGTTGACAGAGCAAGGGGTCGTTGATTTAAATAAGCCAATCGGCGATTACCTTTGGCAGGCTAAATCAACGAATAAAAAGGATATCCCATTAAAAAGTGTCATGCTTCATGAAGCTGGGTTTACGCCCTATATCCCATTTTATAAAAATTTGAAATCGGGAGATTTACAACGTTTTTATTCTCCTTCTCATGATGTCAAGGTAGCCGATAGTGCTTACCTGGTTCATGATTATTATCAAAAGGTGATGTGGCCAGAGATGCTTAATTCGGAGGTGAAGCCTATTGGGAATTATGTGTATAGTGATATTAGCATGTATGTGATGAAGGAAGTGGCAGAACATCAGACTGCAATACCAATTCAAGATTATGTGCAAAATAACTTTTATCGACCATTGGGGATGAAGACTGCTGGTTATAATCCAAGGGCACGCTTTGCGAAAGAGGTGATTATACCCACAGAACTGGATACTTCCTTTAGAAAGGTGTTACTACAGGGGTATGTACATGACCAAGGTGCGGCGATGGCTGGTGGTGTAGCTGGCCATGCCGGATTATTTGCAACAGCTAATGACTTGGCAATCTATGGACAACTGTTACTGAATAAAGGTGAATATGGGGGAGAGCGGTATTTTAAGGCTGAAACTGTCGAACAATTTACCTCGAAACAATCACTATCAAGCCGACGGGGATTGGGTTTTGACCGTTGGGATGCAAACTTAAAAAATGAATATCCATCAAAATTATCTAACCCTTCGGTATATGGACATACGGGATATACAGGTACTTGTATTTGGATCGATCCACAAAATCAATTGATTTATATCTTTCTGTCAAACCGTGTACACCCTCAAGTTTCTACGAAATTATTGAATCTTAATATCCGGAGCCGCATACAAGATGCTATATACGAGGTAATTGAATAAGAAAAAAAATGACATTTATGAAAATTTTTATTTTACAAGTCGCAATGGTCACCTCTAGTATAGGGATGGTTCAAGCACAAGATTATCAGGAGATTCATAAATCGTTGACTGTTGTGGATGGACATAATGATGTGATTATTACTTCCATTCTGAAAGGTAAAGATATTAGCGATCGTTTGGAAACTAACCATACTGATATTCCTCGTTTGATTGAGGGTGGGGTGGATGTTCAAGTGTTTGCTGTTTGGTCTGATGACAATAAATGGAAAACAGAAGCATTTAAACATGCAAATGATCAGATTGATGCTTTAGAAAAAGTACTGGCTAAAAATCCAGATAAAATCAAATTAGCAAAAAGCAGTGCAGAAATCGATCAAATCACGATGCAAGGTAAAATAGCGGCTGTGATTGGTATCGAAGGAGGCAATATGATTGAAAGTAGTATTGCTAATCTTGAAACGTTATATAATCGTGGAGCTCGTTATTTGACTTTAACATGGAATTATGATCTCCCCTGGGCCACATGTGCCGCAGAAGAATCTAAAACAAAATCTACAGAAGGAAAAGGTTTGACAGATTTAGGAAAAGATATTATTCGGAAAATGAATGCACTGGGTATGATGGTTGATCTTTCTCATGGTGGCGAAAAAACATTTTATGATGTGATAGCGACTTCAACAAAACCAATTTTAGTTTCGCATAGTAATGCTTATCGATTAACACCGCATTATCGAAATTTGAAAGATGACCAATTAGCAGCCTTGAAGAAAAATGGTGGAGTTGTTGGAGTAAACTTTTATTCTGGTTTTTTAGATAAGAACTACGAAAAAAGAATTAAGCAATTGTATAAAAAACAGTTTGGCAAGGAAGGTGATTTTACCCTTTCGGCTTCTGGTCAATATCATAAATTATCTGATGAATTTAGACATCAAGCAGATGCTCCATTAAGTGAATTATTGAAGCATATCGATTATTTAGTGAAAAAAGTAGGTATCGACCATGTTGCTGTCGGTTCAGACTATGATGGTATAGAATCTACTCCTCAAGGATTAGAGGATGTCAGTAAATTGCCATTATTGACAAAATCTTTATTAAAAAGAGGTTATTCTCAAGATGATGTTGCGAAGATTATGGGATTGAACTTCTTAAGGATATTAAAAGAAAATGAAAATTAGATACATTTATTTTGCTTTACATAGAGGTATAATAAACCAATTTGTATTATAATAATGATATAAAAGGGGAGCAAAAAGCTTCTCTTTTTTGTTTTATGCCTAAAGAATTGCATGGCTATAAATCCACCTAAAGTACCACCAAAAGCACATAAGGTAAGTAACGATTTCTCCGATATTCTATTGACTTTTTTTCTAGCTTTCCGTTTGTCGATATAGAAAATTATTAGGGTGAATAGATTGATGAATAAAAAAGAAATTACGATTATTTGCTTCATGTTTCACAAAGGTAATTAAAAGCTATAGTCTCTTTTAAATTTTTTCTTCTTCCAATTTTGATAGCTCTTCGTAATTTTTATTGAGTTTCTTGAGCAATCGACGATAAACGATTTTATAATAGAATTTGAAAATGGAGATAAATATTAAGGTTATTAAAGTAAATAAAACAGCAAATACAATCGTCATAAAGAAATTGTAGCCCCATTGATTGTTGAGATCTAATCTATCTATTAATAGCTGAATAAAGGACATGAAAAATTCAAAAATCAAAAAGTAAATATTAAATTTTATATAATTTTCAACATGTTTTCTAGATAATAAAATGCTGTTTAACAATATTTTAGTACTGTTCGTATTTGAGATACTCGCATAGGATTTAAAGAAGTGATAGATAAAATAGCCTATTCCAATGTAAAAAATCAACTGCGAAGCATAATCTAGAAACTGAAGAAAGAATAACACTTCTTTATCTGAGGTTGGGACGATAAAAGACAATATAATACCTAAGCTCAACTCAATTAGACTAATGATAAAAATCCATTTCACGATAGAAGAAGAACTTTTATGAAGCATCGTCTTGATTTCAGGCTGATCGATCCTAATGAAGTTTTGATTTTTTTGCCACTGTTTTTTTAATTGATCTAACTCGTCCATTATAAAGCTCCTCTCTTTTTTAATATTTCTTTCAATTTTGTCTTTGTTCTATTCATTTTAACACGAGCATTCACCTCACTTATTCCTAAAGTTTCAGCGATTTCTGTGTAATCCTTATCTTCCAGATAAAGGTATATGAGTGCTTTTTCAATATCATTCAAATGCTGGATAGCTTCATATAAATATTGAAGTTGATCATCTTTATCCGGGTCGTATTCTTCATATGATATCTTTTCTAATTTTTGATCCCACGCAATAACTGGTAAAGTCCTTTTTTTGTTCCTAAATAGTGATATCGCAGTATTTAGCCCAATTCGATATGCCCAGGTACTAAACTTTGCTTCTCCTCTGAATTTTGGATAAGAATGCCAGAGCTGTATGGTTATTTCTTGGAAAAGATCTTGATGGGCAGCCTCTTGATCGGTATAAATTTTACAGATCTTATGGATAATATTTTGATTCTTTTCTAAAAGTATGACAAACTCTTGTTCTAAATTCATAACTGATAAGTCGAAAACTCCTCATTCTTGTTACAAAATATTATAAGAATTTTTAATAACCTAAATTTAGACGTATAAAAAGTGGTAAATTCGTACAATGGCAAAGACAAAATCAGCATATTTCTGTCAAAGTTGTGGGTTTGAATCTGCAAAATGGTTGGGACAGTGTCCTTCCTGTAAACAATGGAATTCTCTCGTAGAAGAAATTGTAGAGAAAGCAAGTTCGAAAGTTCCAGAATGGCGAAGTACCTCCTTAACCTCATCTCCTAAGCGAGCAAATAAAGCCGCAGTTATCCATGAGATTGTGTATCAAGATGAATCACGTATTTTAACTCCCGATCAGGAATTTAACCGTGTATTAGGTGGGGGGATAGTCCCAGGATCTTTAGTACTGATAGGTGGTGAACCGGGCATTGGTAAATCTACCTTAATGTTACAATTAGCCTTATCGATTCCACAGGTAAAGACTTTATATATTTCTGGAGAAGAAAGTGAGCAGCAGATCAAGATGAGAGCCGAGCGTCTATCACAATCTTCCAATGCGAACTGTTATATATTGACCGAAACTTCAACACAAAATATATTCAAGCAGATTGAAATCGTACAACCCGATGTCATCGTTATCGATTCCATTCAAACGCTACATTCTTCTCAAATAGAATCAGCACCAGGTTCGGTATCGCAGGTAAGAGAGTGTACAGCAGAATTGTTGCGGTTTGCAAAAGAAACGAGTACACCAGTTTTGATTGTAGGGCATATTACAAAAGACGGCTCTATTGCTGGGCCCAAGGTGTTAGAACATATGGTAGATACGGTCCTGCAGTTTGAGGGTGATCGACACCATGTATACCGTATATTGAGAGCAGTGAAAAACCGTTTTGGTTCAGCATCAGAATTGGGTATATATGAGATGCAAGGTACTGGTCTGAGAGAAGTATCCAATCCTTCTGAAATCATGATCTCGCAACGAGATGCACCTGTAAGTGGGGTATCGATTGCAGCCATGTTAGAAGGTGCTCGTCCAATGATGATCGAGGTACAGGCATTGGTTAGTAATTCTGCTTTTGGAAATCCACAGCGTACGTCCACAGGTTTCGATACCAAAAGATTAAGTATGCTACTTGCAGTACTGGAGAAACGATTTGGTTTTCGTCTGAGTGCACAGGATGTTTTCCTAAATATTGCAGGAGGATTGCGCGTTGAAGATCCAGCAATAGATTTGGCTGTCATTGTTGCTATCATATCTTCACAACAAGATATTGCTGTGAAAACGAGTATGACTTTTGCTGGTGAAGTAGGTTTATCTGGAGAGATTCGAGCAGTGAACCGGATAGAGCAACGTATTGCGGAAGCTGAAAAATTGGGTTTTGAGGGTATTTTTATTTCAAAATTTAATACAAAAGGCTTAGATGCTAAAAAATATAATATTGCAATCCGTCCTATTGCGACGCTTGAAGACGTATTTAGGGCTTTATTTGGATAAAAATAGATGCATATAGTTCATAAAAAAGGAGCCTATCATTGCTCCTTTTTTATTGTTCCTACATATTACTTAAGTACTTCTTTCAATTTATTATTTAAATCTTCCCCATGTAGATTTCGAGCAATGATTTTACCTGTCGGGTCAATCAGTATATTCTGAGGGATAGATTTTACACCGTATAAAGTCCCTACATCATTCTGCCAGCGTTTTAAATCCGAAATATGTCGCCAGTGAAGTTTATCCATATGAATGGCATTAATCCATGATTTACGGTCTTTGTCGAAAGAGATTCCTAAAATCTCGAAGTTCTTATCTTTAAAAAGAGCGTAGGTTTTAACAAGGTTCGGACTTTCTACACGACAATCTGGGCACCATGAAGCCCAAAAATCAAGTAAGAGATATTTTCCTTTAAAATCTGAAAGGTTCACCAGATTACCTGAAGTATCCGGTTGTGAAAATAGAGGAGCTTGTTTTCCAAT
It includes:
- a CDS encoding MFS transporter, which gives rise to MIKNHKYYPWIVVGLLWVVALLNYMDRQILSTMRPTMQVDIVELQSATVFGQLMAIFLWIYGLMSPVSGILADRLNRKWLIVGSLFIWSLVTSLMGYATTYPELMILRGIMGVSEAIYIPAGLSLISDFHSDKSRSLAIGIHMTGLYTGQALGGFGATLASSYSWHSTFKVFGLVGILYAFVLLFFLSEAPVRTEKSEQSEKPVNSFKAIGMLLSNISFWVILFYFAIPSLPGWATKNWLPTLFSDNLNISMAQAGPLSTVTIAVSSFLGVIFGGLLSDRWIQKNVKGRIYTSAIGLLLTIPAMFLIGYGHHVIHVVGAGLMFGFGFGMFDANNMPILCQFVPSKFRATAYGIMNMLGVMAGAFITKVLGASADEGKLGKDFALLAVIVLVVVVIQLVVLKPKSNASLD
- a CDS encoding kelch repeat-containing protein, which produces MKIIPLLLSTFIFMQCNTANKNAEIMWSNTDSLPKTVNGQTQLGVAGPLVGIHQNHLLIAGGANFPEKMPWEGGIKKYQRSAYIYQIKDQSLKLADTLSFDTSTAYAANCSTKEGIYTAGGENESGASSQFHIYKWNGEQHNFDVQKLSDLPIPLSNASLVASEDKLYLVGGENTTLVSDKIYQYDQEWKEYLTLPYPITHTVAVVKENYLYLFGGRTRETNAISTLYKSCYKIDLKTKEIVQIADLPEALSAGTGFKDNKGRLFLVGGDNGTTFHKVEHLILKIANEANPIHKENLIEEKATIQSKHPGFTKEVLQYNEKSNTWKVVSNLAVGAPVTTTAVYHDQHVYIPSGEIRAGVRSAGILTGTIN
- a CDS encoding dihydrodipicolinate synthase family protein; this encodes MSNYKLQGLVAAPFTPMLTNGDINIAAIPAYYALLKKNKVSGAFICGSTGEGVSLTFDEKVAIMQTWADITAMDKDFKVITLVGGTNIKECCILAQKAEEIGLFGISFTSPFYFKPANVDQLAKCCTEIAAAAPNTAFYYYHIPVLTGGNFQMIDLLKAIDGKISNFAGIKYTHEDFMDYLSCLNFADRKYDMLWGRDENMLSALVLGAKGAVGSTYNYAAPLYLDLIKAYESGDFETANALQQKSIDMITLLGKYGGISVGKSYMKLIGLDCGTFRLPVRNMSAQDYENFKADVATLHFPDFQSTI
- a CDS encoding FadR/GntR family transcriptional regulator; translation: MLENVDTSSLVDKVENHIINLIRTRNLQIGESLPKEAELSESIGVSRTVIREALLRLRMIGLIESGKNKGAVLTNPNLLSPLKKVFHPAMLNEDTLKDIFEMRLALEVGMAELIFDRTTDLDIKELEEIVLRESYDMETTLFQIEEEVAFHGKLYKISGNKMLMDFQELLLPIFQYVHDSGLLNKNRSPKEFVSHQQLVALLKGGDVMAFKDGIRKHLDNHYYHLLRH
- the xseB gene encoding exodeoxyribonuclease VII small subunit — translated: MESNYTYTDAFAELEQIVKDIETGNTNIDALSKKIKRASALIQICRAQLTSTEEEVNLLLKNLTPIENEEE
- the xseA gene encoding exodeoxyribonuclease VII large subunit, which produces MPELLENRTIFSLLEVTRSIQKTIAERYKSLYWIKAEMNKLNHYSHSGHCYPELVEKTNGKIVAEIRSILWKADYNRINNLFLKIAQEPLREGITMLFQASISYDPMYGLSLRIVDIDPTFTLGELEKEKILSINKLKEEGVFDTNRNLPFPTLPKRLAIISVETSKGLSDFYKIINQNPWGYKIEQTLYPALLQGDKSVPSIIKQLSIIAERSDSYDAIAIIRGGGGEVGLSSYNNYLLAKAIAIFPLPVLTGIGHSTNLTVSEMVAYKNAITPSELADFLIQKFHNFAIPLDQLTSRILENTNVIFKTENERLKAFASAIKWSAQQSIQQAKVDLSAFEKDMKTNLAYIFRQKYTTMDHLEKIIQLADPIRLLKKGYSITKINGELLVSIDQLKEQDVITTQVWDGEVISITQKINNNGE
- a CDS encoding serine hydrolase domain-containing protein; protein product: MISSIRLLFIALFAIGYLHPNRLHAQYKSTIINETVLLNNVDALLPLGKLDQSKITVCTVDSSFFSAFNNQLSRYADVSYADFNHFDEQIKYSNVVIVAIKSEALTTTIIAQLQQAKANNKNIILAIFGKGEALSLLNNFTTPILWNQDSSVKTQKNAAMSIFGGVSTVNKLNRTYATHMTQGMGEATGQIRLQYVDDYDAMHLAKLSKKIDAIAEEAIAEEATPGAVVMVIKNGQVIFEKGYGYHTYSKKEPTTIDNIFDLASISKIVGTTPVIMRLTEQGVVDLNKPIGDYLWQAKSTNKKDIPLKSVMLHEAGFTPYIPFYKNLKSGDLQRFYSPSHDVKVADSAYLVHDYYQKVMWPEMLNSEVKPIGNYVYSDISMYVMKEVAEHQTAIPIQDYVQNNFYRPLGMKTAGYNPRARFAKEVIIPTELDTSFRKVLLQGYVHDQGAAMAGGVAGHAGLFATANDLAIYGQLLLNKGEYGGERYFKAETVEQFTSKQSLSSRRGLGFDRWDANLKNEYPSKLSNPSVYGHTGYTGTCIWIDPQNQLIYIFLSNRVHPQVSTKLLNLNIRSRIQDAIYEVIE
- a CDS encoding dipeptidase, with the protein product MKIFILQVAMVTSSIGMVQAQDYQEIHKSLTVVDGHNDVIITSILKGKDISDRLETNHTDIPRLIEGGVDVQVFAVWSDDNKWKTEAFKHANDQIDALEKVLAKNPDKIKLAKSSAEIDQITMQGKIAAVIGIEGGNMIESSIANLETLYNRGARYLTLTWNYDLPWATCAAEESKTKSTEGKGLTDLGKDIIRKMNALGMMVDLSHGGEKTFYDVIATSTKPILVSHSNAYRLTPHYRNLKDDQLAALKKNGGVVGVNFYSGFLDKNYEKRIKQLYKKQFGKEGDFTLSASGQYHKLSDEFRHQADAPLSELLKHIDYLVKKVGIDHVAVGSDYDGIESTPQGLEDVSKLPLLTKSLLKRGYSQDDVAKIMGLNFLRILKENEN
- a CDS encoding DUF1294 domain-containing protein, translated to MKQIIVISFLFINLFTLIIFYIDKRKARKKVNRISEKSLLTLCAFGGTLGGFIAMQFFRHKTKKRSFLLPFYIIIIIQIGLLYLYVKQNKCI
- a CDS encoding RNA polymerase sigma factor → MNLEQEFVILLEKNQNIIHKICKIYTDQEAAHQDLFQEITIQLWHSYPKFRGEAKFSTWAYRIGLNTAISLFRNKKRTLPVIAWDQKLEKISYEEYDPDKDDQLQYLYEAIQHLNDIEKALIYLYLEDKDYTEIAETLGISEVNARVKMNRTKTKLKEILKKRGAL